In Fundidesulfovibrio magnetotacticus, a single window of DNA contains:
- a CDS encoding PocR ligand-binding domain-containing protein — MASDGKGSREPDFASLFDLDELQRIQDAFAQATGVASLITLPDGTPVTRPSNFCRLCNDIIRRTEKGRENCRRSDACLGRHDPAGPVVQPCLSGGLWDAGASIHLEGRHVANWLIGQVRDESQALEGLLAYADVIGADREQFREALAEVTVMSEGQFRKVAEALYLMANLFSRQAYLIRRQEDLLRSSRAVALRHLESERKFRTIFDSVTECLFVHDPETGAILDVNRRACEEYGYAKEEMLRLDVSMLSSGVPPYDQEHARRFMERAARGERQRFEWRARSRDGSLFWQEVSIRRARIGGADRLLVSARDITANKQAQEDAQREKAFTDAIMDSVPGLLYLYDAEGRLVRWNKKHEELTGYSSEELSRMTLMDWYKDDPVEMEKILKAVERIGVEGFSATEGNLRNKDGSHRLYYFTAVPLTLEGRSYFAGIGIDIAERKRLQEFMVQTEKMMCIAGLTAGMAHEINNPLSGILQGLQVLQSRLFGDSARNREAASHCGCSLETLRAYLGRRELDAIITGIRDAAARAARVVANMLEFCRRSESHLAPCDVRVLLDKAVELCASDYDLTKKFDFRNILIEREYAQDLPLVPCTATQLEQVFINLLKNAAQAMSRSPRDGRPPRITLRARGEGEFVAVEVADNGPGMSEEVRGRVFEPFYTTKAPGEGTGLGLSVSFFIITEAHKGAIEVESSPGRGARFIVRLPCVPA, encoded by the coding sequence ATGGCGTCGGACGGCAAAGGCTCCCGCGAGCCGGATTTCGCTTCCCTTTTCGACCTGGACGAACTCCAGCGCATCCAGGACGCCTTCGCTCAGGCCACGGGCGTGGCCTCTCTCATCACGCTTCCCGACGGCACGCCGGTCACCCGGCCCAGCAACTTCTGCCGTCTCTGCAATGACATCATCCGCCGGACCGAAAAGGGCCGGGAGAACTGCCGCCGCTCCGACGCCTGCCTGGGCCGCCACGACCCCGCCGGGCCGGTGGTGCAGCCCTGCCTGAGCGGCGGCCTCTGGGACGCGGGGGCCAGCATCCATTTGGAAGGCCGCCACGTGGCCAACTGGCTCATCGGGCAGGTGCGCGACGAGTCCCAGGCGCTGGAGGGGCTGCTGGCCTACGCCGACGTCATCGGTGCGGATCGGGAACAGTTCCGCGAGGCATTGGCCGAGGTGACCGTGATGTCCGAGGGGCAGTTCCGCAAGGTCGCGGAGGCCCTGTATCTGATGGCCAACCTGTTTTCGCGCCAGGCCTACCTGATCCGTCGCCAGGAGGACCTGCTGCGCTCCAGCCGTGCCGTGGCCCTGCGCCATCTGGAAAGCGAGAGGAAGTTCCGCACCATCTTCGATTCCGTCACCGAATGCCTTTTCGTCCACGATCCCGAAACAGGGGCCATCCTGGACGTGAACCGCCGCGCCTGCGAGGAATACGGCTACGCCAAGGAGGAAATGCTCCGGCTGGACGTTTCGATGCTGAGTTCCGGCGTGCCCCCGTACGATCAGGAGCACGCGCGCCGGTTTATGGAGCGCGCCGCGCGGGGAGAGCGGCAGCGCTTCGAGTGGAGGGCCAGAAGCCGCGACGGCAGCCTGTTCTGGCAGGAGGTGAGCATCCGCAGGGCGCGCATCGGCGGCGCGGACCGCCTGCTTGTCTCGGCCCGCGATATCACCGCCAACAAACAGGCCCAGGAAGACGCCCAGCGCGAGAAGGCCTTCACCGACGCCATCATGGACAGCGTTCCGGGGCTTCTCTACCTCTACGACGCCGAAGGTCGCCTCGTGCGCTGGAACAAGAAGCACGAAGAGCTCACGGGCTATTCCTCCGAGGAACTCTCCCGCATGACCCTGATGGACTGGTACAAGGACGATCCTGTCGAGATGGAGAAGATCCTCAAGGCCGTGGAGCGCATCGGCGTCGAGGGCTTCTCCGCGACCGAGGGCAACCTGCGCAACAAGGACGGCAGCCATCGGCTCTACTACTTCACTGCCGTCCCCCTGACGCTGGAGGGCAGGAGCTATTTCGCGGGCATCGGCATCGACATCGCGGAGCGCAAGCGTTTGCAGGAGTTCATGGTCCAGACCGAAAAGATGATGTGCATCGCCGGGCTCACCGCCGGAATGGCCCATGAGATCAACAACCCTCTGAGCGGCATTCTTCAGGGGCTGCAGGTGCTCCAATCCCGGCTTTTCGGGGATTCGGCCCGCAACAGGGAGGCCGCCTCCCACTGCGGCTGCTCCCTGGAGACCCTGCGCGCCTACCTGGGCCGCCGTGAACTCGACGCCATCATCACCGGAATCCGCGATGCCGCGGCCAGGGCGGCGCGCGTGGTGGCCAACATGCTGGAGTTCTGCCGGCGCAGCGAATCCCACCTCGCCCCCTGCGACGTGCGCGTGCTCCTGGACAAGGCTGTCGAACTTTGCGCCAGCGACTACGACCTCACGAAGAAATTCGACTTCCGCAACATCCTCATCGAGCGCGAATACGCCCAGGATCTGCCGCTCGTGCCCTGTACCGCCACACAGTTGGAGCAGGTGTTCATCAACCTGCTCAAGAACGCGGCCCAGGCGATGAGCCGGAGCCCCCGCGACGGCAGGCCCCCGCGCATCACGCTGCGTGCCCGGGGCGAGGGGGAATTCGTGGCCGTGGAAGTGGCGGACAACGGCCCGGGCATGAGCGAAGAAGTGCGCGGGCGCGTCTTCGAGCCCTTCTACACCACCAAGGCACCGGGCGAGGGCACGGGACTCGGGCTTTCGGTGTCCTTTTTCATCATCACGGAGGCCCACAAGGGGGCGATCGAGGTGGAATCCTCCCCGGGGCGCGGCGCCCGCTTCATCGTGCGCCTCCCCTGCGTCCCTGCCTGA
- the hypB gene encoding hydrogenase nickel incorporation protein HypB, whose protein sequence is MKVSVIRNVLEANDRLAGELREMMAARGILSLNLMSSPGAGKTSLLERTLRDLAPEFKMAVIEGDLQTDNDARRVAATGAQAVQINTEGGCHLNGSMILEALKQLDIEGLDILFIENVGNLVCPAEFDLGEDAKVTLLSVTEGDDKPEKYPLMFNLSSVSLLNKVDLLPYVDFDMERAEGFMRALNKDITVFGVSCRTGEGLDPWYDWLRARRAAKKR, encoded by the coding sequence ATGAAAGTATCCGTGATCCGCAACGTCCTGGAAGCCAACGACCGCCTCGCCGGCGAACTGCGCGAGATGATGGCCGCGCGCGGCATCCTCTCGCTCAACCTCATGAGCTCCCCCGGCGCGGGCAAGACCAGCCTCCTGGAGCGCACTCTGCGCGACCTGGCCCCCGAGTTCAAGATGGCCGTCATCGAGGGCGACCTCCAGACCGACAACGACGCCCGCCGCGTGGCCGCCACCGGCGCGCAGGCCGTGCAGATCAACACCGAGGGCGGCTGCCACCTCAACGGCTCCATGATCCTGGAGGCCCTCAAACAGCTGGACATCGAGGGGCTGGACATCCTCTTCATCGAGAACGTGGGCAACCTGGTCTGCCCGGCCGAGTTCGACCTGGGCGAGGACGCCAAGGTCACGCTGCTCTCCGTCACCGAGGGCGACGACAAGCCCGAGAAGTATCCGCTGATGTTCAACCTCAGCTCCGTGTCGTTGCTCAACAAGGTGGACCTTTTGCCCTACGTGGACTTCGACATGGAGCGCGCCGAGGGCTTCATGCGCGCCCTCAACAAGGACATCACCGTTTTCGGCGTGTCCTGCCGCACCGGCGAGGGCCTCGATCCCTGGTACGACTGGCTGCGCGCCAGGCGCGCCGCCAAGAAGCGCTAG
- a CDS encoding hydrogenase maturation nickel metallochaperone HypA/HybF, with protein MHEMSIAQSILDIVQQEMEKNGLTRLIRVKVKFGRLTNTVPEALDTGFMALTAQTPLESAVFELEEIPARYRCFKCAAEFTPEGTNRLLVPCTACGEEFGHAVLSGKELYIDFIEAE; from the coding sequence ATGCACGAAATGTCCATCGCCCAGTCCATCCTGGACATCGTCCAGCAGGAAATGGAGAAGAACGGCCTGACCCGGCTCATCCGGGTCAAGGTCAAGTTCGGCCGCCTCACCAACACCGTGCCCGAGGCCCTGGACACGGGTTTCATGGCCCTCACGGCCCAGACGCCCCTGGAATCGGCCGTGTTCGAGCTGGAAGAAATCCCCGCCCGGTACCGCTGCTTCAAGTGCGCCGCCGAGTTCACGCCCGAGGGCACGAACCGGCTGCTCGTCCCCTGCACGGCCTGCGGCGAGGAATTCGGCCACGCCGTGCTCTCGGGCAAGGAACTCTACATCGACTTCATCGAAGCGGAGTGA
- a CDS encoding DUF554 domain-containing protein, which translates to MDMPVGTLANAGAIVAGSLVGLLMHGRFPENVKKIVFQGLGLAVLVIGLQMALAFDRPLLMVFSLVLGGICGELLRIEDRLESMGERLKALARSRNALFTEGFVAASLIYCVGSMAILGSIDDGLRQDPTILFTKATLDGFASIPLASTYGVGVMFSAVPILLYQGAITLAAGSVREFATPQLLAQLSSVGGFLILSIGVNLLGLARIKVGNLLPALAWAAALCFTPI; encoded by the coding sequence ATGGACATGCCAGTCGGAACCCTCGCCAACGCAGGCGCCATCGTGGCCGGGAGCCTCGTGGGGCTGCTCATGCACGGCCGTTTCCCGGAGAACGTCAAGAAGATCGTCTTCCAGGGGCTGGGGCTGGCCGTCCTGGTCATCGGGCTCCAGATGGCCTTGGCCTTCGACCGTCCGCTCCTGATGGTCTTCAGCCTGGTGCTGGGGGGCATCTGCGGCGAGCTTTTGCGCATCGAGGACCGCCTGGAGTCCATGGGCGAACGCCTCAAGGCCCTGGCCCGTTCCCGCAACGCCCTCTTCACCGAGGGCTTCGTGGCCGCCTCGCTCATCTACTGCGTGGGCTCCATGGCCATCCTGGGCTCTATCGACGACGGCCTGCGCCAGGACCCCACCATCCTCTTCACCAAGGCCACCCTGGACGGCTTCGCATCCATCCCCCTGGCCTCCACCTACGGCGTGGGCGTGATGTTTTCGGCCGTCCCCATCCTGCTCTACCAGGGGGCCATCACCCTGGCGGCGGGCAGCGTGCGCGAGTTCGCCACGCCCCAGCTGCTGGCCCAGCTCTCCAGCGTGGGGGGCTTCCTCATACTCTCCATCGGCGTGAACCTCCTGGGGCTGGCCCGCATCAAGGTGGGCAACCTCCTGCCCGCCCTGGCCTGGGCCGCGGCCTTGTGTTTCACACCCATTTGA
- a CDS encoding sensor histidine kinase has protein sequence MDAELARLTNEALLTELESSKNIIKTLENALAESASIFSKAREAELVIEYLREKLRDKDVKEHVMCHDIRNSIAPLVQIPEVIIEDVTLSEEQAGLLSSLKISAQRALRILDIHLLSANISRGVLNCKMHKVDMYSIVIGVAGHMESTAKLKNVSIRTTCSMPNNSQECYIPCMCNEDIMFSVLSNIILNAIEASPNNSEVCVTIKSNEVQEVSVSNTGEVPDSIRSVFFDKYVTSGKASGTGIGTYSAKLFTEAQGGNIFLDTSKSGLTTVTLMFPKPSVEKD, from the coding sequence ATGGACGCAGAACTTGCTAGACTAACAAACGAGGCGCTACTAACAGAGCTAGAATCATCAAAAAACATCATTAAGACGCTGGAGAATGCACTTGCTGAATCTGCAAGCATCTTTAGCAAGGCGAGGGAGGCAGAGTTGGTCATTGAGTACTTAAGAGAAAAGCTTAGAGATAAAGACGTCAAAGAGCATGTCATGTGTCACGACATAAGGAATAGCATAGCTCCACTTGTGCAGATACCAGAAGTTATAATTGAAGATGTGACATTATCAGAAGAACAGGCAGGGCTTCTAAGCTCTTTGAAGATCAGTGCCCAACGAGCGCTCAGGATTTTAGATATCCACTTGCTCAGCGCCAACATTAGCAGGGGCGTCTTGAATTGTAAAATGCACAAGGTTGATATGTACAGCATTGTTATAGGTGTAGCTGGCCACATGGAGTCAACAGCAAAATTAAAAAATGTGTCCATACGGACGACTTGCAGTATGCCAAACAACAGTCAAGAATGCTACATTCCTTGCATGTGTAATGAGGACATCATGTTTAGCGTTTTGAGCAACATAATTCTTAACGCAATAGAAGCATCTCCAAATAATTCTGAAGTCTGCGTCACGATAAAGTCAAATGAGGTGCAAGAGGTTTCTGTCTCAAATACTGGCGAAGTGCCAGATTCGATTCGGAGCGTGTTTTTTGATAAGTATGTCACTTCGGGGAAAGCAAGTGGAACAGGCATTGGAACATATTCTGCAAAGCTATTCACTGAAGCGCAAGGCGGGAACATATTTCTTGATACATCAAAGAGCGGATTGACAACAGTCACCCTGATGTTTCCCAAGCCTAGCGTTGAAAAAGACTAG
- a CDS encoding Rha family transcriptional regulator, translated as MSLPVITVNNGIVVTTSREVAKHFDKRHDDLLRAVKNLECSEGFRLRNFTESSYLNQQGKSQPMYEMTRDGFSFLGMGFTGAKAARFKAALPPPIPLRIARHHVLSA; from the coding sequence CTGTCCCTCCCCGTCATCACGGTCAACAACGGAATCGTCGTCACCACCTCCAGGGAGGTGGCGAAGCACTTCGACAAGAGACACGACGACCTGCTCAGGGCAGTTAAAAACCTTGAATGTTCTGAGGGGTTTCGACTCCGCAATTTTACGGAGTCCTCCTACCTCAACCAGCAGGGCAAGTCTCAGCCCATGTATGAGATGACCCGCGACGGCTTCAGCTTCCTGGGTATGGGCTTCACCGGGGCGAAGGCGGCCCGGTTCAAGGCGGCTCTGCCCCCCCCCATTCCCCTCAGAATCGCCCGCCATCACGTGCTTTCTGCTTAG
- a CDS encoding Com family DNA-binding transcriptional regulator: MREWRCPCCQRLLFRGAIVRVQVKCPRCRSLTVLEAPAEPATSTVKSVVIPLRPGKERVAVNG, from the coding sequence ATGAGGGAGTGGCGCTGCCCGTGCTGTCAGCGGCTCCTCTTCCGGGGGGCCATCGTCCGCGTGCAGGTGAAGTGCCCGCGTTGCCGGTCGCTCACGGTGCTGGAGGCTCCGGCGGAACCCGCCACGTCCACGGTCAAGTCCGTGGTCATCCCCCTGCGCCCCGGCAAGGAGCGCGTCGCGGTCAACGGGTAG
- a CDS encoding helix-turn-helix domain-containing protein — MADLSNIDLHDLAGHLEEALVHHGVNSMELARRSGVGQSTLSRILSGKQKHTKTSVLAKLLPFFLAKRRPS, encoded by the coding sequence ATGGCGGACCTGAGCAACATCGACCTGCACGACCTCGCCGGGCACCTCGAAGAGGCGCTTGTCCACCACGGGGTGAACTCCATGGAGTTGGCGCGGCGCTCAGGCGTCGGACAGTCCACGCTCTCGCGCATCCTGAGCGGCAAGCAGAAGCACACGAAGACGAGCGTGCTGGCGAAGCTCCTACCGTTCTTCCTGGCGAAGAGGCGGCCGTCATGA
- a CDS encoding DnaT-like ssDNA-binding protein — protein sequence MAVTKGTNSYVSLEEATEYMEARPHAEAWVGADDEAREKALLHACRLMDLTLVWRGVQAVQGQPLAWPRAGLTGMGVDSTSVPVSVRLAQVELALVVLGSDPMTTPDTSGVRREKVGPIEVEYRGSGVMKVIPEPVFAFVAAYARRAAGLSTLELLR from the coding sequence ATGGCCGTGACGAAAGGAACGAACAGCTACGTCTCGCTTGAGGAGGCGACCGAGTACATGGAGGCCCGGCCCCATGCCGAGGCCTGGGTGGGCGCGGATGACGAGGCCAGGGAAAAGGCCCTCCTGCACGCCTGCCGCCTCATGGACCTGACTCTCGTCTGGAGGGGCGTCCAGGCGGTGCAGGGCCAGCCCTTGGCGTGGCCGCGCGCCGGGCTCACGGGCATGGGCGTGGACTCCACCAGCGTGCCCGTCTCCGTCCGGCTCGCGCAGGTGGAGCTTGCCCTTGTGGTGTTGGGCAGCGACCCGATGACCACGCCGGACACCTCCGGGGTCAGGCGGGAGAAGGTAGGCCCCATCGAAGTGGAGTACCGGGGATCGGGCGTCATGAAGGTCATCCCGGAGCCCGTGTTCGCCTTCGTGGCGGCCTACGCGCGCCGGGCGGCCGGTCTCTCCACGCTGGAACTGCTCAGGTAG
- a CDS encoding major capsid protein, which produces MALTLIEDAKLAETPLQAGVIETIAKNSGVLERMPFLAVSSNSYTYNREEALPGIAFRAVGEGYTESTGVVNPVTEVLSILGGVSDYDRALVKTQGNVNDLRAVHDAMKAKAASLKFTRTFFNGDSLANPKEFDGLAKRLTGAQSIVMGSSDGGDALTLAKLDELLDAVTGGADALFLNKRLRRKVSDLVRAAGQATEIVSDAFGRQLTAYAGVPLVIVEGDETGADILGFTEPDLDNGDKSVTASIYAVKFGAKEFVSGLQCGGVDVIDHGLYAGGTAYRTMIEWIVGIGLFHPKAAARLKGIKNA; this is translated from the coding sequence ATGGCCTTGACCCTCATCGAAGACGCCAAGCTGGCGGAAACCCCGCTCCAGGCGGGCGTGATCGAAACCATCGCCAAGAACAGCGGCGTGCTGGAGCGCATGCCGTTCCTGGCCGTGAGCAGCAACAGCTACACCTACAACAGGGAAGAGGCCCTTCCCGGCATCGCCTTCCGCGCCGTGGGCGAGGGCTACACCGAGAGCACCGGCGTGGTGAACCCCGTGACCGAGGTGCTGTCCATCCTGGGCGGCGTCTCGGACTACGACCGCGCCCTCGTGAAGACGCAGGGCAACGTCAATGACCTCCGGGCCGTTCATGACGCCATGAAGGCGAAGGCGGCCTCGCTCAAGTTCACCCGGACCTTCTTCAACGGCGACTCCCTGGCCAATCCCAAGGAGTTCGACGGCCTGGCCAAGCGCCTGACCGGCGCGCAGTCCATCGTCATGGGCTCCAGCGACGGCGGCGACGCCCTGACCCTGGCGAAGCTGGACGAACTGCTCGACGCCGTGACCGGCGGGGCGGACGCCCTCTTCCTCAACAAGCGCCTGCGCCGGAAGGTCTCGGACCTCGTGCGCGCCGCCGGGCAGGCCACCGAGATCGTCTCCGACGCCTTCGGGCGTCAGTTGACCGCCTACGCGGGCGTGCCCCTCGTGATCGTGGAGGGAGACGAGACCGGGGCCGACATCCTGGGCTTCACGGAACCCGACCTGGACAACGGGGACAAGAGCGTGACCGCCAGCATCTACGCCGTGAAGTTCGGGGCCAAGGAGTTCGTCTCCGGGCTCCAGTGCGGCGGCGTGGATGTGATCGACCACGGCCTGTACGCCGGGGGCACCGCCTACCGGACCATGATCGAGTGGATCGTCGGTATCGGCCTGTTCCACCCGAAGGCCGCCGCCCGCCTCAAGGGCATCAAGAACGCCTAG
- a CDS encoding DNA primase family protein, translated as MLVDAQASPLDGHQDVVEPQEDAASEQEMEDSRGEPEAGEGKQGAQQLKLARLLVALVGKDNLIFNGGAFWMWKGNVWATVDDREMKQLLHKMLAGKQKVSKGLVDAVLDLARTEAFRPGHQFDQDKSGINVQNGTLHWTGQCWELRPHCREDFRTAILPVVYDPVAQAVRFKLFLAEIFEPDSDSADKARLIMEAIGYTLTTSTEYERFFVLTGDGANGKSVLLYVLRELVGKEACSSVAPSQFERLFQRASLRSKLANIVTELSVGENLPDAATKAIVTGERMSAEVKFRDPFDFEPFCTIWLATNHIPGTKDFSEALFRRAVIVPFGRIFDPSEQDRKLKYTLVAELPGILNMALDAYAGVLLRGGFTEPASVLEALKAWKADTDPVRGFVAEEVLTCEECKREKLNRYEVVKEAVSGGPDSNSRCNDCFEEGHILYKAFETYCANTGVRFPPKRKEFTQRLVKLTGGKLDRDNTRRMVRGVQLRNPFAG; from the coding sequence ATGCTGGTTGATGCCCAGGCTAGCCCCCTGGACGGCCACCAGGACGTTGTGGAGCCCCAGGAGGACGCGGCGTCCGAGCAGGAGATGGAGGACAGCAGGGGCGAACCGGAGGCCGGGGAGGGGAAGCAGGGAGCGCAGCAACTCAAGCTCGCTCGCCTGCTCGTGGCCCTCGTCGGCAAGGACAACCTCATCTTCAACGGCGGGGCCTTCTGGATGTGGAAGGGCAACGTCTGGGCCACCGTTGATGACCGGGAGATGAAGCAGCTCCTACACAAGATGCTGGCTGGCAAGCAGAAGGTCTCGAAGGGGCTGGTGGACGCAGTGCTCGACCTCGCCAGGACCGAAGCCTTCCGGCCCGGACACCAGTTCGACCAGGACAAGTCCGGCATCAACGTCCAGAACGGCACATTGCACTGGACCGGCCAGTGCTGGGAACTGCGCCCCCACTGCCGCGAGGACTTCCGCACGGCCATCTTGCCCGTGGTCTACGACCCCGTAGCCCAGGCGGTCAGGTTCAAGCTGTTCCTGGCGGAGATTTTCGAGCCGGACTCGGACAGCGCGGACAAGGCGCGGCTCATCATGGAGGCCATCGGCTACACGCTGACCACCTCCACCGAGTACGAGAGGTTTTTCGTCCTGACCGGCGACGGCGCGAACGGCAAGAGCGTTCTGCTCTACGTCCTGCGCGAGCTTGTGGGCAAAGAGGCCTGCTCCTCAGTTGCGCCGTCACAGTTCGAGCGCCTGTTCCAGCGCGCGTCCTTGCGCTCCAAGTTGGCGAACATCGTCACCGAGCTGTCCGTCGGAGAAAACCTCCCCGACGCCGCGACCAAGGCTATCGTGACCGGCGAGCGCATGTCCGCCGAGGTCAAATTCAGAGACCCGTTCGACTTCGAGCCGTTCTGCACCATCTGGTTGGCGACCAACCACATCCCCGGCACCAAGGACTTCAGCGAGGCCCTGTTCCGTCGGGCCGTCATCGTCCCATTTGGCCGCATCTTCGATCCGAGCGAGCAGGACCGGAAGTTGAAGTACACGCTGGTGGCCGAACTGCCCGGCATCCTCAACATGGCCCTGGACGCCTACGCCGGAGTGCTCCTCCGGGGCGGCTTCACCGAGCCCGCCAGCGTCCTGGAGGCCCTGAAAGCCTGGAAAGCCGACACAGACCCGGTGCGCGGGTTCGTCGCAGAAGAGGTGCTGACCTGCGAGGAGTGCAAGCGGGAAAAGCTCAACCGCTACGAGGTGGTGAAGGAGGCCGTTTCCGGTGGCCCCGACTCGAACAGCAGGTGCAACGACTGTTTCGAGGAGGGACACATCCTCTACAAGGCCTTTGAGACCTACTGCGCCAACACAGGCGTTCGCTTCCCGCCCAAGCGCAAAGAGTTCACTCAGCGGCTCGTCAAGCTGACTGGCGGCAAGCTGGACAGGGACAACACACGTCGCATGGTCCGGGGCGTTCAGCTTCGGAACCCGTTCGCCGGGTGA
- a CDS encoding tyrosine-type recombinase/integrase, giving the protein MGDKKTKTLPFVTSDRYPGVRYREHPHRKHGATTPDRYYAIRFQVDGRRVEEGLGWSSEGWSEKKALVEMEKLKTAAKTGEGASSLRERRAIAKAKRDAEEAAAVQAEKDSLTFGQFFEGTYILQEVADGKAPRSIIREKQLFKKWIAPVIGSMPMKTISPFHLERIKKNIADAGLTHRTAQYTLAIVRQCFNAARRAGAFNGESPITKIKMPSATGNARMRFLTQDEAGKLLDALAAGRSRDTHDVSLLSLYTGLRSSECFKLKWADVDLEGRVLHVMDTKNKHPRSVPMPNNVVAMLTGRRPDPCDLGELVFANTKGEVTAFVSNAFRRAVEHLGLNDGITDSRQKVVFHSLRHTCASWMVQRGVPLFTVGKILGHKTLTMTERYSHLAPDTLRAAIDTLEAAATSPAPKVVALHAG; this is encoded by the coding sequence ATGGGCGACAAGAAGACGAAGACTTTGCCTTTCGTGACGAGTGACAGGTATCCGGGTGTCCGTTACCGGGAGCATCCGCACCGGAAACACGGTGCGACCACCCCAGACAGGTATTACGCAATCAGATTCCAGGTGGACGGCCGCCGCGTCGAAGAGGGCCTTGGCTGGTCCTCTGAGGGCTGGAGCGAGAAGAAGGCCCTCGTGGAAATGGAGAAGCTCAAGACCGCCGCCAAGACTGGCGAGGGGGCTTCCTCCCTCAGGGAGAGGCGGGCCATCGCCAAGGCCAAGAGGGATGCCGAGGAGGCCGCCGCCGTCCAGGCCGAAAAGGACTCCCTGACCTTCGGCCAGTTCTTTGAGGGCACGTACATCCTCCAAGAAGTGGCCGATGGCAAAGCGCCCCGGAGCATCATCCGTGAGAAGCAGCTTTTCAAGAAGTGGATCGCGCCCGTGATCGGTTCCATGCCCATGAAGACCATCTCCCCGTTCCACCTGGAGCGCATCAAGAAGAACATCGCCGACGCGGGGCTCACTCACAGGACCGCGCAGTACACGCTTGCCATCGTCCGGCAGTGCTTCAACGCAGCCCGGCGTGCCGGGGCCTTCAACGGGGAGAGCCCCATCACGAAGATCAAGATGCCCTCTGCCACGGGCAACGCCCGGATGCGCTTCTTGACCCAGGACGAAGCCGGGAAGCTCCTGGATGCCCTGGCGGCAGGCAGGAGCCGAGACACCCACGACGTGTCACTTCTAAGCCTCTACACTGGCTTGCGCTCCTCCGAGTGCTTCAAGCTGAAGTGGGCAGACGTGGACCTTGAGGGGCGCGTCCTCCACGTCATGGACACCAAGAACAAGCACCCCAGGTCCGTGCCCATGCCGAACAACGTGGTCGCCATGCTCACCGGCCGCCGCCCCGACCCGTGCGACTTGGGAGAACTCGTTTTTGCGAACACCAAAGGCGAGGTGACGGCCTTCGTGTCCAACGCCTTCCGGCGGGCGGTCGAACACCTGGGCTTGAACGATGGAATCACCGACAGCCGCCAGAAGGTGGTGTTCCACTCGCTTCGCCACACGTGCGCTTCCTGGATGGTGCAGCGGGGAGTGCCGTTGTTCACCGTCGGGAAAATCCTGGGACACAAGACCTTGACCATGACCGAGCGCTATTCGCACCTCGCGCCGGACACCCTCCGGGCGGCCATCGACACCCTGGAGGCCGCCGCCACCTCCCCGGCACCCAAAGTCGTGGCGCTCCACGCCGGGTAG